In Flavobacterium sp. GSB-24, the genomic window TCAATTCCATTTTAGAATCATGAAACAAATTTTGTTCACTTTATTTCTTGCCGGTGCTGTAAATTACAGCGTTCAGGCCCAAAACGAAAATCTTAAAATTAATCAGCTTCAAGTCATTGGTTCGCATAACAGCTATCGTCATGCTATTGAACCCGATTTATACAATCTCATTCAGGCGAAAGACACTTCGCGTTCCTTAAAAGGTTTACAATACACTCATATTAGTATTACAGATCAATTAAACAAAGGTTTACGCAATCTTGAAATTGATATTTTTGCTGACGCTAAAGGCGGAAAATATGCACATCCAAAAGGCTTAGATGCTGTTAAATCTGAAGAAGCCTACGATCCAGAGGGATTAATGAAAAAACCTGGCTTTAAAGTTTTCCATATGCCGGATATCGATTTTAGAACTTCTTGCTACACTTTTGAAATCTGTCTTCAAGAATTAAAAAAATGGTCTGATGCTAATCCGAATCATGTTCCCGTTTTTATCACTTTAGAACCAAAAGACGGCGATGCTAATTTCTTCGGAACAAAACCAGAAGATTTCACCGTAGCCGTTTTTGATGAAATGGACAAAGTAATCAGAAAAGAATTAGGAAAAGACAAGCTGATTACACCAGATATGGTTCGCGGAAAATATAAAACGCTTGAAGAAGCAGTTCTGTACAATAACTGGCCGACATTAAAAGAAGCAAAAGGAAGATTTTTATTCATTTTAGATAACAACGGCGCAAAAAGAGATTTGTACGCATTAAATCATCCGTCCCTTAAAGGACGCGCCGTTTTCATTAACGCCGAGCCTGGCAAACCAGAAGCTGCAACTTTATTTAGAAATAATTCTGAAGATCCAGAAATTGCCAATTTAGTACAAAAAGGTTATTTAATAAGAACTCGCGCCGATTCTGATACCAAAGAAGCACGTGCCAACGATTATTCTCATTTTGAAGCTGCAAAAAAATCAGGCGCTCAAATCATCACAACCGATTATTATCTGCCAAGTACTTTCTTTAATTCACCGTATCAAATTAAATATGATGATGGAAGTTATGTGAGAAATAATCCTGTGACTGGAAAATAGTTTTTTTGTTTCAGGTTTCAGGTTTCAAGTTATTACTGGACCGAGAAACTTGAAACAATAATAATTTTAACCGCAAAGAGCGCAAAGTTCTTTTTAAGATTACGTTATAAACGCGAAGTTCGCAAAGCTTTGCGAACTTATTTATTTTATAAACTTCGCACAAAATATTTGTGGCCTTTGCGAAAAACCTTAGCGGTCTTTGCGGTTAAAAAAAACTCAAAAGTTAAAAACAATTATGAATTCAAGATATACATTTTTACATATACTGTTCTTTGTTGTTTTCTTCAACAATACTGCATCAGCACAAAAAGTAAAAAACCTCAACGGAACACAAATCGCATTTTTATCCGATGTGCATTTACAAGATTTATTTGGCAGCTTTTTAGATTCCGATTATAAAGGAGTTTTGAATCCGAAAACGGGACAGTATGTTTTGTTGCGAACCATGTCGTCTCAACTTCATTCTACTAGAATTTTCAATGAAAATTATTTTGCATTTATAGCAGCATTAGAAGATATCGCCAA contains:
- a CDS encoding phosphatidylinositol-specific phospholipase C1-like protein, yielding MKQILFTLFLAGAVNYSVQAQNENLKINQLQVIGSHNSYRHAIEPDLYNLIQAKDTSRSLKGLQYTHISITDQLNKGLRNLEIDIFADAKGGKYAHPKGLDAVKSEEAYDPEGLMKKPGFKVFHMPDIDFRTSCYTFEICLQELKKWSDANPNHVPVFITLEPKDGDANFFGTKPEDFTVAVFDEMDKVIRKELGKDKLITPDMVRGKYKTLEEAVLYNNWPTLKEAKGRFLFILDNNGAKRDLYALNHPSLKGRAVFINAEPGKPEAATLFRNNSEDPEIANLVQKGYLIRTRADSDTKEARANDYSHFEAAKKSGAQIITTDYYLPSTFFNSPYQIKYDDGSYVRNNPVTGK